The sequence GGGACTCGCGATGTTTCGGGCCGCTGTTTTGAAGCACACGGCTAATCGGCGTTCATGCAATTGTTTGTCTATCTGTggcttcaattttttttaaaggaGTCTTTGAGGTCTTATTGTGTATATAACGGACAAATGCCCTGTGTGTGGGAAGCTTTAGTTCTATCGAACAGCAGTCTTTACTTGCCGCAAGCACTCCTTCGAAACGTTTTGTCTTTTCAGCTACTCTTTACATTCTTTTTCACAAAAGATTTCCTAGCTTCAACACAATCCTTTGCAATCAGGAACTATTCGTCTGTATCCACCGCAACAATGAAGAATCAAATGCTTTCATCCATTGGCCTATTCGCCGCATCTGCTGTCGCTCAAACTGTTTTGAACAGCGGATCGGGCTTTGGAACCCTTTACTACGACGTTTCGGATGTAAATGGCTGTCAAGATGACTTTTCTCTCCAAAACGAGGGATTTGTCGAATGTAACTTCTTCACTGGTCTCTCGTTAGACCAGATGAACACCGACTACGTTGTTGCCATGAACCACACCCTGCTGGCCGGTGATTTGGCCAAGTATTGCGGAAAGAAAGTTATTGTCACCAGCAATGGTGTCCAATCTAACCTCCCACTGTTTATCGGTGATGGTTGTGCACGATGCGCTGGTGGCCCCAGCACCAACACCGCTTGGAACCCTAACGGCGCTCCAGGGTTGGATTTCAGTTACACGGTTGCTCAAGAGCTGAACAGCAACGCATGCTTTGCTGGCCACTTTGACATTACTTGGGAAATCGTTGACGAGACCCTTTACAACTTCGATACCAACGCACCAGGTCAGCCTACCGGTCCCGTAAACCAGCGCCGCTCGGTCAACAAGCGATCCGAGAGAGGgagccgtcgtcgtctttAGATTATAAACAACACGCAGTCTGAAACTTAGCTGCTATTTTACTGTTGTATCTCCCGTTGCTTCCTTTCTATATgcgaatatataaaaacggCTTGTACATAAAATTCTTGTATATATGTACGAATTTTGTATATATCTCCAGGCACTATTGTCGAAAATTTCGTGCCGATAGCTTTATTACCTGAATATATGACGAACATTatctatagtaaataatttaatacgCGGTGTCTTCATTATTATTTGTATTCAATAATTCATGAACAAAGTCTTACAGACATGATATCAAGCCCATACATAAACTGCGTCTTTCATTAGTCGCCAAATTTCAACGAATTGCTTAACAGTCGGCCATTCTACGCGCTAGTAGATAGCAATGTACACCAAAAGCATTTGGCCATTTATTATGACAGTATTCGCCTTTGTCATTAGCTACAACTAGAGTAACAACGCAGTCTTCCCATCCTAAAAAGACTTTCAAGTTGACAAATTTTCTCTACcgctatttcttctttttcttcgtttctttctttctttctttctttttgtttttcatGGGTTTACATCATCTACTTATGAGAGGCTGAGGAAATACGTCAACATTTCAGGGTAGTTCGGTGTTCCAAGACCCGTTACAGGATCCCAGCCAGTAACAGCTGAGAATCCAGTGTTGCCACAAGCACTGGCAGCACTATCGCCGTTTGGTCCGCCTTTGGCTTGATTGCCAACCGTGATGTCGTTAAACATAGATGGGTTACTGTAGAGTGCAGGGTTTACAAAACCGACAGGACTCTTGCCAGCAGTAATACGCTCTTCATTTATGCGGGTCAAAATGGCAGCAAACAGAGGAGCGGACATCGAGGTACCGCCTTCAAGCACTTGTTCACCCTCATTAACGACAACGCCGTTGTCACCCACAGCGGAGACATCAGGGTAGCCACGACCGGCTTTATTGTAGATGCCTCCAGTGGTAGGGATCACACCACCTGATGTGTTGTAGGACGCATAAGTAGGGTTGTGGCTGGCAAAGTATCTGAACAAAAATTAGTTTAAAGTCTCAAATGGAATATAATAAGGCTATTGTAACTTACGAGGCTACAGCGCTGGCTTGGTAGCTTGGCGTTGTCCAGATGTTGCTGAAGCCACCGCCAGATGAGAATGATGTAACGGCGGTCTCTGCATCACCAGGCACTTTCCCAGATGGAAGGGTGGTGGCACCGACCGAGGTAACGTAAGGGCAACTGGCGGGTTCGCCGGGAGTGAAAATGTTGTGTTTGCTTCCAAGACAAGCACCAGAACGGCGTGCAACACCGTCATCGCCGCTGGCAAAAACGATGCTTGTACCCTGAAGACCGAGCTTCATGAACTCATCACATTGAC comes from Trichoderma asperellum chromosome 3, complete sequence and encodes:
- a CDS encoding uncharacterized protein (EggNog:ENOG41~SECRETED:SignalP(1-20)), which gives rise to MKNQMLSSIGLFAASAVAQTVLNSGSGFGTLYYDVSDVNGCQDDFSLQNEGFVECNFFTGLSLDQMNTDYVVAMNHTLLAGDLAKYCGKKVIVTSNGVQSNLPLFIGDGCARCAGGPSTNTAWNPNGAPGLDFSYTVAQELNSNACFAGHFDITWEIVDETLYNFDTNAPGQPTGPVNQRRSVNKRSERGSRRRL